From Echinicola soli, a single genomic window includes:
- a CDS encoding alpha/beta hydrolase: MRKIYSFVALFIGLQWIALAKTDTVQVHSDAMDKDVPNLIITPSGYSSDASYPSVYLLHGAGGDYTSWARIADLQQYADRYGLIIVCPDAGVTSWYFDSPIDPKMQYETYVAMELVHWVDQHYATKRNPDFRAITGLSMGGHGGLYLGFRHQDVWRAVGSISGGVDIRPFPLNWDIDKRLGSYAECKETWEENTVINMLHLLDGKTLDIIIDCGRHDFFYEANVRLHDKLEDRNIPHDFISRPGVHNAEYWHNSIAYHLMFFNGKFEARK; this comes from the coding sequence AAAAATTTATAGCTTCGTAGCCCTTTTTATAGGACTACAATGGATTGCATTAGCTAAAACGGATACTGTGCAAGTCCATAGTGATGCGATGGACAAGGATGTTCCAAATTTGATCATTACGCCTAGTGGTTATTCAAGCGATGCATCCTATCCGTCTGTTTATTTACTTCATGGAGCTGGTGGCGACTATACCTCTTGGGCGAGGATAGCCGATTTACAGCAATATGCGGACCGCTACGGCCTTATCATTGTCTGTCCCGATGCAGGAGTCACCAGTTGGTATTTCGATAGCCCTATAGACCCTAAAATGCAATATGAGACTTATGTGGCAATGGAACTGGTCCATTGGGTGGATCAACATTACGCCACCAAGAGAAACCCGGACTTTCGTGCCATCACGGGCTTGAGCATGGGTGGTCATGGGGGGCTTTACTTGGGCTTTCGCCATCAGGATGTTTGGAGAGCCGTGGGAAGTATCAGTGGTGGAGTGGATATCCGGCCTTTTCCGCTCAACTGGGATATTGACAAAAGGCTGGGATCTTATGCCGAATGCAAAGAGACATGGGAGGAAAATACCGTGATCAACATGCTACACCTACTGGATGGAAAAACACTGGATATCATCATAGACTGTGGCCGGCATGATTTCTTCTATGAGGCCAATGTGCGTTTGCATGATAAACTGGAGGATCGAAACATTCCCCACGATTTCATCAGCCGACCAGGGGTTCATAATGCTGAGTACTGGCATAATTCCATTGCTTATCACCTGATGTTCTTTAACGGTAAGTTTGAGGCACGTAAATAG
- a CDS encoding YqjF family protein, which produces MRIRELLQIKDHRPWELPKRKWSYYQEWNDAVFLHWPVDETALRKWVPAELEIDFFDGQAWISVVAFTMEKIRPRNLPPFPPISNFHEINIRTYVKYKGKQGVYFLSIEGGKRTSCKVAKSLSALPYRFSPMKRVNGSYHAANAACQDELQLKFRIEATLEEKSPLEWWLMERYALFQDSPNAINAYEIHHTPWPARKIALTKAFIKYPRFSKLFHGQPVLSHYSPGVKVLAWANEKSMSME; this is translated from the coding sequence ATGAGGATCAGAGAACTTCTTCAGATCAAAGATCACCGTCCATGGGAACTTCCAAAAAGAAAATGGAGCTATTATCAAGAATGGAATGACGCAGTTTTTTTGCATTGGCCTGTTGACGAAACAGCATTGAGAAAGTGGGTACCTGCCGAACTGGAGATTGACTTCTTTGATGGACAGGCGTGGATTTCTGTGGTGGCTTTTACGATGGAAAAGATTCGGCCAAGAAATTTGCCACCATTTCCGCCAATTTCAAATTTTCATGAGATTAATATTCGCACTTATGTCAAGTATAAAGGCAAGCAGGGTGTTTATTTTTTGAGTATCGAAGGTGGCAAAAGGACTTCTTGTAAAGTAGCCAAAAGCCTGTCAGCATTGCCTTATCGTTTTTCGCCCATGAAAAGGGTAAATGGGAGTTATCATGCCGCTAATGCAGCATGTCAGGACGAACTGCAATTGAAGTTCCGGATAGAGGCAACTCTGGAGGAAAAGTCTCCGCTGGAATGGTGGCTCATGGAACGTTATGCCCTGTTTCAGGATAGCCCTAACGCGATCAATGCTTATGAAATCCATCATACACCTTGGCCTGCCCGAAAAATTGCTTTAACCAAAGCTTTCATAAAATATCCCAGGTTTTCTAAACTATTTCATGGCCAACCAGTATTAAGTCACTATTCTCCAGGGGTTAAAGTGCTGGCCTGGGCTAATGAAAAAAGTATGAGCATGGAATAA
- a CDS encoding DUF1801 domain-containing protein, which yields MNNDIRTYHEAQSEEDRIICDRLFQLIDENLSGSESKVWHAHPVWFLDGNPIVGYSKLKGCIRLLFWSGQSFDEPELKPEGKFKAAEIRYTSGDQINSQDLKRWLEKSRMIQWDYKHIVKRKGRLERLV from the coding sequence ATGAACAATGATATCCGTACGTATCATGAAGCCCAATCGGAAGAAGACAGGATTATTTGTGACAGGTTGTTTCAGCTAATTGACGAAAACCTGTCTGGTTCAGAAAGCAAGGTTTGGCATGCACATCCGGTCTGGTTCCTGGATGGTAATCCCATCGTGGGCTATAGCAAATTGAAAGGATGCATCCGGCTGTTGTTTTGGAGTGGGCAGTCCTTTGATGAACCGGAGCTAAAGCCGGAGGGAAAGTTCAAAGCCGCCGAAATCCGCTATACTAGTGGAGATCAAATCAATAGTCAGGATCTCAAACGCTGGCTGGAAAAATCCCGCATGATCCAATGGGATTATAAGCATATCGTTAAGAGAAAAGGACGCTTGGAACGGTTAGTTTAA
- a CDS encoding metallophosphoesterase: MKRRKFIRNTILGTMGAGILGAAYAYQIEFFWLEFVRKKMLIRNLPAHLTGKSLIQISDIHVGNRFDYRYIIDAFKKARQFKPDVVVYTGDYASYENQEQFGQLEVVVKYAEKGRRGTAGILGNHD; this comes from the coding sequence ATGAAAAGGAGAAAATTCATCAGGAATACTATTTTGGGTACCATGGGAGCGGGCATCTTGGGCGCTGCTTATGCCTACCAGATAGAATTTTTTTGGTTAGAATTTGTAAGGAAGAAGATGCTTATCCGCAATTTACCTGCTCATCTTACAGGCAAATCTTTGATCCAAATAAGTGATATCCATGTAGGCAACCGCTTTGATTATCGCTATATCATCGATGCATTTAAAAAAGCCCGGCAATTCAAGCCTGACGTCGTGGTGTATACAGGAGATTATGCGAGTTATGAGAATCAAGAGCAGTTTGGACAATTGGAGGTGGTAGTAAAGTACGCTGAAAAAGGGAGGAGAGGAACAGCTGGAATCTTAGGAAATCATGATTAA
- a CDS encoding PIN domain-containing protein, with the protein MNGNSVLLDTNLVLYLLLGDEDLSTLLYNKKLYVSFVTQLELLGYQDIEEHEQQEIRNFLEDCVIIDINNRIKEEVIRIKQSGKIKLPDSIILATSKYWRSRNYFRY; encoded by the coding sequence ATGAATGGGAATAGTGTTCTATTGGATACTAATTTAGTACTTTACCTGCTTTTGGGAGATGAGGACCTATCTACCTTATTATATAACAAAAAACTATATGTGTCCTTTGTTACTCAGCTTGAATTATTAGGGTATCAGGACATTGAAGAACATGAGCAGCAAGAAATCAGGAATTTTTTGGAAGACTGCGTAATTATCGATATCAATAACCGGATTAAGGAAGAAGTAATTAGGATAAAACAGTCCGGAAAAATCAAATTGCCCGATAGTATCATCTTGGCTACCTCAAAATATTGGCGTTCCCGTAATTACTTCAGATACTGA
- a CDS encoding Crp/Fnr family transcriptional regulator, with the protein MNAQLLKNIAKYVTLSPEEIDLFHTFWMEKILLKGDYLLRNGEVSKSDNYVVKGALKAFYISDKGNEEILYFAIDDWWATDILSFQKQTPSIYNIQALEDTLLLQIHRDSFQEMLKRIPKLESYFRSILESYVGSLQQRIITTNSSNAEQNYIDFVEKYPTISAKVPQYLIASYLGVTPEFISRIRKRK; encoded by the coding sequence ATGAATGCTCAATTGCTCAAAAACATAGCAAAATACGTAACACTCAGCCCGGAGGAGATTGATCTTTTTCATACGTTCTGGATGGAAAAGATACTTCTGAAAGGAGACTATCTGCTGAGAAATGGAGAGGTATCCAAAAGTGATAATTACGTGGTCAAGGGTGCACTGAAGGCATTTTATATTTCAGATAAGGGCAATGAGGAGATTTTGTATTTTGCCATTGACGATTGGTGGGCGACAGACATCCTGAGTTTTCAAAAACAAACACCCTCCATTTATAATATTCAGGCATTGGAAGACACCCTGCTATTGCAAATTCATCGTGATTCCTTTCAGGAAATGCTGAAACGTATTCCAAAGTTAGAGTCCTATTTTAGAAGTATCTTGGAGAGCTATGTGGGGAGTTTACAGCAGCGCATTATCACTACCAATTCAAGTAATGCTGAGCAGAACTACATTGATTTCGTGGAGAAATATCCAACTATTTCAGCTAAAGTACCCCAATACCTGATAGCTTCCTACCTGGGTGTTACACCGGAATTTATCAGCCGTATAAGAAAAAGAAAGTAA
- a CDS encoding FMN-dependent NADH-azoreductase: MKKVLVINASARKEKSHSRKLAELFMENWLAKNQADSVTNREVGLSEIPPIDEDWIASAFVKPEARTKENQKGVDFSNELIKELKDHDVYVIATPMYNWSIPSGLKAYIDQIMRINETWKFRSGKPDGDYVGLLENKKLYILSSRGDAAYGEGEKNGHMNYQTTYLKFIFAMMGVKDVTVISLDNEEFGGERFEKSKLEIHKRIKAI; the protein is encoded by the coding sequence ATGAAAAAGGTATTGGTCATCAACGCCAGCGCAAGGAAGGAAAAATCACATAGCCGTAAGCTTGCGGAATTGTTCATGGAAAATTGGCTAGCAAAAAATCAAGCTGATTCGGTTACCAACAGGGAAGTGGGGCTAAGTGAAATTCCCCCGATTGATGAAGACTGGATAGCCAGCGCTTTCGTCAAACCTGAAGCGAGAACCAAGGAAAACCAAAAAGGAGTGGACTTCAGTAATGAGCTTATAAAAGAACTAAAGGATCACGACGTCTATGTAATTGCCACTCCCATGTACAATTGGTCAATCCCAAGTGGATTGAAAGCCTATATTGACCAGATTATGAGGATCAACGAAACATGGAAATTTCGTTCGGGGAAGCCAGATGGAGATTATGTCGGTTTATTGGAAAATAAGAAATTGTATATCCTATCGAGTAGAGGTGATGCGGCATATGGTGAAGGAGAAAAAAACGGCCATATGAATTACCAAACTACTTACTTGAAATTTATTTTCGCGATGATGGGAGTTAAGGATGTTACCGTTATTTCCTTGGATAATGAGGAATTTGGAGGGGAACGTTTTGAAAAATCCAAGCTCGAGATTCATAAAAGAATCAAGGCGATCTAA
- a CDS encoding MarR family winged helix-turn-helix transcriptional regulator, protein MKPEETVDFHIKTAWHAISRMYNQKAVEEGFTTSIGFVLININSHEGTPATKIAPLMGLESRSLTRILKTMEEKGLICRRPDPSDKRSVRIFLTPEGKRKKERSIETIQEFNHAIREIVNKREMDTFFRVFQKINQVIEKQSTDL, encoded by the coding sequence ATGAAGCCGGAAGAAACCGTCGATTTCCACATCAAAACTGCCTGGCATGCCATTTCCCGCATGTATAACCAAAAAGCAGTGGAAGAGGGATTTACTACCTCGATAGGTTTTGTGCTGATCAATATCAACTCACACGAAGGCACTCCTGCGACCAAGATTGCCCCTTTGATGGGATTGGAGTCCAGAAGCCTTACCCGCATACTCAAAACGATGGAAGAAAAAGGCCTCATTTGCCGTAGACCTGATCCTTCCGATAAGCGTTCGGTCCGCATTTTTTTGACCCCTGAGGGCAAGCGGAAAAAAGAAAGATCCATCGAGACCATTCAGGAATTTAACCATGCCATTCGTGAAATAGTCAACAAGAGGGAAATGGACACTTTCTTCAGGGTATTTCAAAAAATCAACCAAGTAATCGAAAAACAATCAACTGATTTATAG
- a CDS encoding 3-hydroxyacyl-CoA dehydrogenase/enoyl-CoA hydratase family protein translates to MKRAIQKVAILGSGVMGSRIACHFANIGVQVLLLDILPKEPNEAENKKDLTLKDRAVRNRLVNEALQKALKSKPSPIYDQAFADRIQTGNFEDDLPKIKDCDWVIEVVVERLDIKQSLYEKVELHRKPGTLISSNTSGIPMQMLCEGRSEDFQTHFCGTHFFNPPRYLRLLEIIPGPKTDPAIIDFLMEYGDRYLGKETVFCKDTPAFIANRIGVYAMMSSMHIIEEMEMGISEVDKLTGTVIGRAKSATFRTMDVVGLDTMVNVANNLSKALQKDESKERFKLPGIVEFLSEKKWLGDKTGQGFFHMIRHKDGSKELKEIDLKTHEYKPVEKPKFKALEGSKEINDLKKRIKFLVNFDDKAGEFYRATFYDLFRYCSFRIPEISDELYRIDQAVCAGFGWEYGPFENWDILGVKDAVKKMEEADQKAADWVYEMLDAGNDSFYRVENGNRQYYDIPSKSYKDIPGQHEFILLDTLKAANKKIWENPGATIYDMGDEVIGLEFHTKMNSLGQEVIEGINTAISMAEKDYKGLVIGNEGANFSAGANLAMLFMFAGDQEFDEINLMIAQFQKTMMRVRYSSVPVVVAPHNMALGGGCEMSLHADAVQAHAELYMGLVEFGVGLIPAGGGTKEMTLRFSNAIHSGDVEVNRLQEYFMNIAMAKVSTSAEEARGLGYLQVKDGITMNRKRQFAEAKAKVIELFDEGYTQPVQQTNIKVLGKTSLALFEAGITGMQYGSYISDHDAKIARKLAWVMSGGDLSQPTEVSEQYLLDLEREAFLSLTGEQKTQERIQSILFKGKTLRN, encoded by the coding sequence ATGAAACGAGCCATTCAGAAAGTTGCTATTTTAGGTTCAGGAGTAATGGGATCCAGGATCGCTTGCCATTTTGCCAATATCGGTGTGCAGGTACTATTACTGGATATTTTGCCCAAAGAACCCAATGAAGCCGAAAACAAAAAAGACCTGACCCTGAAAGACAGGGCGGTCCGTAACAGGTTGGTCAATGAGGCCTTACAAAAGGCACTCAAGTCCAAGCCTTCGCCGATTTATGATCAGGCTTTTGCCGATCGTATCCAGACGGGTAATTTTGAAGACGATCTTCCCAAAATCAAAGACTGCGATTGGGTGATCGAGGTGGTTGTAGAGCGGCTGGATATAAAGCAGTCCCTTTATGAAAAGGTAGAACTACACCGCAAGCCGGGCACGCTGATCTCCTCCAATACCTCAGGCATTCCAATGCAGATGCTCTGCGAGGGAAGAAGTGAAGACTTCCAGACCCATTTCTGCGGAACGCACTTTTTTAACCCGCCAAGATACCTACGGCTGTTGGAGATCATTCCCGGACCGAAGACCGATCCGGCGATCATCGATTTTCTGATGGAATATGGAGACCGCTATCTAGGTAAGGAAACAGTGTTCTGTAAAGACACCCCGGCATTTATCGCCAATAGGATCGGAGTCTACGCGATGATGTCCAGCATGCACATTATCGAAGAGATGGAGATGGGTATTTCGGAAGTGGATAAGTTGACAGGCACTGTCATTGGCCGAGCCAAATCGGCTACCTTCCGCACCATGGATGTCGTCGGGCTGGATACCATGGTCAATGTCGCCAATAACCTGAGCAAAGCCCTGCAAAAAGATGAATCCAAAGAGCGGTTCAAACTGCCTGGGATCGTGGAGTTCCTTTCCGAAAAGAAATGGCTGGGTGACAAAACCGGACAGGGTTTTTTCCATATGATCCGGCATAAGGACGGCAGTAAAGAACTCAAAGAAATCGATCTCAAAACCCATGAATATAAACCTGTCGAAAAACCTAAGTTCAAGGCACTGGAAGGTTCCAAAGAAATCAACGACCTGAAAAAGCGGATCAAGTTCCTGGTAAACTTTGACGATAAAGCCGGAGAATTTTACCGGGCTACTTTTTATGACCTGTTCCGCTATTGCTCGTTCCGGATTCCTGAAATTTCGGATGAACTCTACCGTATTGACCAGGCCGTTTGTGCAGGCTTTGGCTGGGAATACGGGCCATTTGAGAACTGGGATATTCTTGGTGTAAAAGATGCGGTCAAAAAGATGGAGGAAGCAGATCAAAAAGCCGCTGATTGGGTATATGAAATGCTTGATGCTGGAAATGACAGTTTCTATCGCGTGGAAAATGGCAATCGCCAGTATTACGATATTCCTTCGAAATCCTATAAGGACATTCCTGGACAGCATGAATTTATCCTGCTGGATACGCTTAAAGCAGCCAATAAAAAGATATGGGAAAATCCCGGTGCTACCATTTATGATATGGGCGATGAAGTGATCGGTCTGGAGTTCCATACCAAGATGAATTCCTTGGGTCAGGAAGTGATCGAAGGTATCAATACGGCCATCTCCATGGCCGAAAAAGATTACAAAGGGCTGGTGATCGGCAATGAGGGTGCCAACTTCTCGGCCGGTGCCAACCTGGCGATGCTGTTTATGTTTGCTGGAGATCAGGAGTTTGACGAGATCAATCTAATGATCGCCCAGTTCCAAAAAACCATGATGCGTGTCCGATACAGCAGTGTTCCGGTGGTGGTGGCTCCGCACAATATGGCACTGGGCGGAGGTTGTGAAATGTCATTGCATGCCGATGCAGTACAGGCACATGCCGAACTGTATATGGGTTTGGTGGAATTTGGCGTCGGCTTGATCCCTGCGGGAGGGGGTACCAAGGAGATGACCCTCCGGTTTTCCAATGCCATTCATAGTGGTGATGTGGAAGTGAACAGGCTGCAGGAATACTTTATGAACATCGCGATGGCCAAAGTTTCCACTTCAGCAGAAGAAGCCCGCGGCCTCGGATATTTGCAGGTCAAAGATGGCATCACCATGAACCGTAAACGGCAGTTTGCCGAGGCCAAAGCGAAAGTTATCGAACTATTTGACGAGGGGTATACACAACCTGTGCAGCAGACCAACATCAAGGTTTTGGGCAAAACTTCCCTGGCTTTGTTCGAAGCTGGAATTACCGGGATGCAGTATGGATCTTATATCTCTGACCACGATGCGAAGATCGCCAGAAAACTGGCTTGGGTGATGAGTGGAGGCGATCTATCACAGCCTACAGAAGTAAGCGAACAGTACCTGCTGGACCTGGAACGCGAAGCCTTCCTCAGTCTCACCGGCGAGCAAAAAACCCAGGAAAGAATCCAGAGCATCCTGTTTAAGGGAAAAACATTGAGAAATTAG
- a CDS encoding four helix bundle protein, whose translation MHNFKELKVWQKSVDYAIKIYQMTQGFPQEEKFGLTSQMRRAGVSIPSNIAEGCTKTSYKSFANSLEISLGESFELETQLEISKRIGLVTEDMNEEIQSDLSEIQRMIIGLKSTLTK comes from the coding sequence ATGCACAATTTTAAAGAACTAAAAGTATGGCAGAAATCTGTTGACTATGCCATAAAAATATACCAGATGACACAGGGCTTTCCTCAGGAAGAAAAATTCGGACTTACTTCTCAGATGAGAAGAGCAGGTGTTTCGATTCCCTCAAATATAGCAGAGGGCTGTACCAAAACCTCATATAAGTCTTTTGCTAATTCCTTGGAAATTAGTTTGGGAGAAAGCTTTGAATTAGAAACACAATTGGAAATCAGTAAAAGAATAGGACTTGTTACAGAAGATATGAACGAAGAAATTCAATCAGATTTGTCCGAAATACAACGGATGATAATTGGACTAAAATCAACTTTAACCAAGTAG
- a CDS encoding thiolase family protein, giving the protein MEAYIINGYRTAVGKAKKGGFRFYRPDDLAVDVIKELIADTPGLEPEMVDDLIVGNAVPEAEQGMQMGRMISLMALGKVVPGFIINRYCGSGLEAIALATAKIKSGMADCIIAGGTESMSMVPMMGYKTALNWKIASQHPDYYLSMGLTAEELAKDYNISREDSDQFAVTSHERAISAIKEGRFKDEIVPIQVEETYVDESGKRQTRSFTVDTDEGPRPGTSMDVLGGLKPAFKQGGQVTAGNSSQTSDGAAFTLVMSERMVKELNLEPVARLVSYAVAGVDPRIMGIGPKEAVPKALKQAGMKLNDISLVELNEAFAAQALAVIRELDMDPEIVNVNGGAVALGHPLGCTGAKLTVQMINELRRRNQKYGMVTACVGGGQGVAGVVELLK; this is encoded by the coding sequence ATGGAAGCTTATATAATCAATGGATATAGAACAGCAGTGGGAAAAGCCAAGAAAGGTGGATTCCGCTTTTATCGGCCAGATGATTTGGCCGTGGATGTGATCAAGGAGTTGATCGCCGATACACCAGGTTTGGAGCCCGAGATGGTGGATGACCTGATCGTGGGCAATGCCGTTCCCGAAGCGGAGCAGGGCATGCAGATGGGCAGGATGATTTCCCTAATGGCCTTGGGTAAGGTGGTGCCCGGGTTTATCATCAACCGTTATTGCGGCTCTGGTCTGGAAGCCATCGCCCTGGCCACAGCAAAGATCAAATCTGGTATGGCGGACTGTATCATCGCAGGAGGTACCGAATCCATGTCCATGGTGCCGATGATGGGGTATAAGACCGCCCTGAACTGGAAAATCGCTTCACAGCATCCCGATTATTACCTCAGCATGGGGCTGACCGCTGAGGAATTGGCCAAAGACTACAATATTTCCCGGGAAGATTCCGATCAGTTTGCAGTGACTTCCCACGAGCGTGCGATCAGTGCCATTAAAGAAGGAAGGTTTAAGGACGAAATAGTTCCGATCCAAGTGGAGGAAACCTATGTGGACGAATCCGGCAAACGGCAGACGAGGTCGTTTACCGTGGATACTGACGAAGGTCCCCGGCCAGGAACCAGCATGGATGTGTTGGGAGGACTGAAACCTGCCTTCAAGCAAGGAGGACAAGTTACCGCGGGCAATTCTTCCCAGACTTCCGATGGTGCGGCCTTCACCTTGGTGATGTCCGAGCGGATGGTCAAAGAGCTGAACTTGGAGCCAGTGGCGCGACTGGTCAGCTATGCTGTGGCAGGTGTGGACCCCCGTATTATGGGCATCGGCCCGAAAGAAGCCGTTCCAAAAGCACTGAAGCAGGCGGGAATGAAATTGAACGATATCAGTCTTGTAGAGCTAAATGAAGCCTTTGCCGCACAGGCACTTGCCGTGATCCGCGAGCTGGACATGGATCCCGAGATCGTGAATGTAAATGGCGGAGCCGTAGCCCTGGGTCATCCACTGGGCTGCACGGGAGCCAAGCTCACCGTCCAAATGATCAATGAACTCCGCCGAAGAAACCAAAAGTACGGCATGGTCACCGCCTGCGTCGGAGGCGGACAAGGCGTAGCCGGAGTGGTGGAATTGCTGAAGTAG
- a CDS encoding four helix bundle protein — MHNYKEFKVWQKAIKVIVDVYRITRFFPTEEKFGLISQMRSCGVSVASNISEGAGIKKRQGIFSLFVRMEWFSL; from the coding sequence ATGCATAATTACAAGGAGTTTAAAGTTTGGCAAAAAGCGATTAAGGTGATAGTGGATGTTTACAGGATTACTAGATTTTTTCCTACGGAAGAAAAGTTTGGTCTAATATCCCAAATGAGAAGCTGCGGGGTTTCCGTGGCTTCTAATATCTCTGAAGGTGCTGGCATAAAAAAGCGACAAGGAATTTTCTCACTTTTTGTCCGTATGGAATGGTTCAGTCTGTGA
- a CDS encoding four helix bundle protein has protein sequence METQLIVAYELEFIERKDFATISEKINELQRMLYTLIKK, from the coding sequence TTGGAAACACAACTAATTGTTGCTTATGAATTAGAATTTATTGAAAGAAAGGATTTTGCAACGATATCTGAAAAAATAAATGAATTGCAAAGGATGCTTTACACACTGATTAAGAAATGA
- a CDS encoding acyl-CoA dehydrogenase family protein yields the protein METTKNKTINGGEFLIRETDAKDIFIPAEFTEEQRMMAQACQDFVDTEILPKIEEIDSMKNPDLVPGILKKAGELGLLGISIPEAYQGLGMSFNTSMLIADIIGAAGSFSTTYGAHSGIGTLPILFYGTEEQKQKYLPKLATGDWAACYCLTEPDAGSDANSGKTKAALTEDGKHYLLNGQKMWISNGGFADLLIVFAKIDDDKNLTAFIVEKSFGGITMNEEEKKMGIKGSSTRQVFFNDCKVPVENMLSERQNGFKIAVNILNIGRVKLGVGVLGGCRQVIKNALDYSSERKQFGVAINTFGAIKSKLAEMAVKTYVSESICYRLGQNIEDRIDALIADGMEVNQAKLKGMEQFAMECAIAKIHGSEVLDYVVDQGVQIYGGMGYSADAPMERAYRDARISRIYEGTNEINRMLMVGMLLKRATKGEINLFEPAKTVADELTSVPSFDTVDASELFAAEKEVLKKLKKVFLMIGGKAAMTFGPKIEEEQEIMMNLADIMIEIYAVESALLRTEKRVGMQSEEACKQQLAMVKVYLSEAVDKIQAAGKEAIASFASGDEQKVMLMGLKRFTKMDVVNTKVLRRQIADHMIEKGKYPYFD from the coding sequence ATGGAAACAACAAAAAATAAAACCATTAACGGAGGAGAGTTCCTCATCAGGGAGACGGATGCCAAAGACATCTTTATCCCGGCGGAGTTTACCGAAGAGCAGCGCATGATGGCGCAGGCCTGTCAGGATTTTGTGGATACGGAAATACTGCCCAAGATCGAGGAAATCGACAGCATGAAAAACCCCGATTTGGTACCGGGCATTTTGAAGAAAGCGGGCGAATTGGGTTTGTTGGGAATTTCCATTCCTGAGGCCTACCAGGGGCTGGGCATGAGTTTCAATACATCCATGCTGATTGCCGATATCATCGGTGCAGCCGGTTCTTTTTCAACTACATACGGAGCGCATTCGGGTATTGGTACATTGCCGATCCTATTTTATGGTACTGAGGAGCAGAAGCAAAAATACCTGCCCAAGCTGGCCACAGGTGATTGGGCAGCCTGTTATTGCCTTACAGAGCCGGATGCTGGTTCAGATGCCAACAGCGGAAAGACCAAAGCGGCCCTCACCGAAGACGGTAAGCACTACTTGCTCAATGGGCAGAAGATGTGGATTTCCAATGGCGGTTTTGCCGATCTATTGATCGTCTTTGCCAAGATAGATGACGATAAAAACCTGACGGCTTTCATTGTGGAGAAATCTTTTGGCGGTATCACCATGAACGAGGAGGAGAAAAAGATGGGCATCAAGGGTTCTTCCACCCGGCAGGTATTTTTTAACGACTGCAAAGTGCCGGTGGAAAATATGCTCTCCGAACGGCAAAACGGCTTTAAGATCGCCGTAAACATCCTGAACATTGGCCGGGTGAAGTTGGGAGTGGGCGTGCTGGGAGGATGCAGGCAGGTAATTAAGAATGCCTTGGATTATTCATCCGAGCGGAAACAATTTGGTGTGGCCATCAATACTTTTGGCGCCATCAAATCGAAACTGGCCGAGATGGCGGTGAAGACTTATGTGAGCGAGTCGATTTGCTATCGTCTTGGGCAGAACATTGAAGACCGGATAGACGCGTTGATCGCAGATGGAATGGAGGTAAACCAGGCTAAGCTGAAAGGCATGGAGCAGTTTGCCATGGAATGTGCCATTGCCAAGATCCACGGATCAGAAGTATTGGATTATGTGGTGGATCAGGGAGTGCAGATCTATGGAGGTATGGGCTATTCGGCAGACGCTCCCATGGAACGGGCTTACCGGGATGCCCGGATTTCCAGAATTTATGAAGGTACCAATGAGATCAACCGCATGCTGATGGTGGGCATGTTACTGAAGCGGGCCACAAAAGGGGAGATCAACTTATTCGAGCCGGCCAAAACAGTGGCGGATGAACTTACGTCCGTTCCATCTTTCGATACGGTAGATGCTTCCGAATTATTTGCTGCAGAAAAAGAAGTGTTGAAAAAGCTCAAAAAGGTATTCCTGATGATCGGTGGAAAAGCCGCCATGACTTTTGGGCCAAAGATCGAAGAAGAACAGGAAATCATGATGAACCTTGCGGACATTATGATTGAGATCTACGCGGTGGAGTCCGCACTGCTCCGTACCGAGAAACGGGTGGGAATGCAAAGTGAAGAAGCTTGCAAACAACAACTGGCAATGGTAAAGGTCTACTTATCCGAAGCGGTGGATAAGATCCAGGCAGCCGGTAAAGAAGCCATCGCTTCCTTTGCTTCGGGTGACGAACAGAAAGTAATGCTGATGGGACTGAAGCGATTCACCAAAATGGATGTGGTTAATACCAAAGTTTTGAGAAGACAAATCGCCGATCATATGATCGAGAAAGGGAAGTACCCGTACTTCGATTAG